From the Synechococcus sp. HK01-R genome, one window contains:
- the lysA gene encoding diaminopimelate decarboxylase, with protein MPYPFESGCDPQSPNRNLAPVSAGLDQQGRLEVGGCRLSDLAERYGTPLYVLDEATVRAACRAYREALSEHYPGDSLAVYASKANSSLAMTALVASEGLGLDAVSAGELLTALQGGMPAERIVLHGNNKSDEELLLAYRSGVTIVADNQHDLDRLAELVPSGGEPARLMLRFTPGIECHTHEYIRTGHLDSKFGFDPDQLEPVLQGLRHSSWARVTGLHAHIGSQIFELNPHRDLASVMADALKLARDLGHPVEDLNVGGGLGIRYVASDDPPSIAAWVEVVATAVTAACHDRGLALPRLLCEPGRSLVASAGVTLYRLGSRKEVPGLRTYLSVDGGMSDNPRPITYQSLYTACLADKPLAAGEETVTLAGKHCESGDVLLKDLSLPLSVSGDVLVVLATGAYNASMSSNYNRIPRPAAVLVHDGDADLIQRRERPEDLLRYDDLPARLAR; from the coding sequence ATGCCATACCCCTTCGAGTCGGGCTGTGATCCCCAGAGTCCCAACCGGAACCTCGCGCCTGTCAGTGCGGGCCTTGATCAGCAGGGTCGCCTTGAGGTCGGTGGCTGCCGGCTCAGCGACCTGGCAGAGCGTTATGGCACTCCTTTATATGTTTTGGATGAAGCCACAGTGCGTGCCGCTTGTCGGGCCTATCGAGAGGCCCTGAGCGAGCACTATCCAGGTGACTCCCTCGCTGTTTACGCCTCGAAGGCCAACAGTTCCCTTGCGATGACGGCTCTGGTGGCCTCAGAGGGCCTTGGGCTTGATGCGGTCTCAGCCGGTGAGCTGCTGACTGCCCTGCAGGGTGGGATGCCCGCGGAGCGCATCGTTCTGCATGGCAACAACAAATCCGATGAGGAGCTGCTGTTGGCCTACCGCAGCGGTGTCACCATCGTGGCCGACAACCAGCATGACCTTGACCGCTTGGCTGAGCTGGTCCCCTCCGGCGGAGAACCGGCGCGGCTGATGCTTCGGTTTACGCCAGGCATTGAATGCCACACCCACGAATACATCCGCACGGGCCACCTCGACAGCAAATTCGGTTTTGATCCCGATCAACTCGAGCCGGTGCTTCAAGGCCTTCGTCACTCTTCATGGGCTCGGGTCACCGGACTGCATGCCCACATCGGATCGCAGATCTTTGAGCTCAATCCCCATCGCGACCTGGCGTCCGTCATGGCGGATGCCCTCAAGCTGGCACGAGATTTAGGCCATCCGGTGGAGGACCTCAACGTCGGAGGTGGCCTCGGGATCCGTTACGTCGCCTCCGATGATCCCCCGTCGATCGCCGCCTGGGTTGAAGTGGTGGCGACGGCCGTTACCGCCGCATGTCACGACCGAGGGCTTGCCCTTCCGCGTCTTCTTTGTGAACCCGGTCGATCGCTGGTGGCATCCGCAGGGGTGACGCTCTATCGCCTGGGTTCCCGCAAGGAGGTGCCTGGTCTGCGGACCTACCTCTCGGTGGACGGAGGCATGAGCGACAACCCGAGGCCGATCACTTACCAGTCGCTTTACACGGCCTGTCTGGCGGACAAGCCTCTGGCAGCTGGGGAGGAAACGGTCACCCTGGCGGGCAAGCACTGCGAGTCGGGTGATGTTCTGCTCAAAGACCTGTCGCTTCCCCTGAGCGTCAGTGGTGATGTTCTCGTTGTCCTGGCCACCGGGGCCTACAACGCGTCGATGAGTTCCAACTACAACCGCATTCCCAGACCAGCAGCCGTGCTGGTTCATGACGGTGATGCCGACTTGATTCAGCGACGGGAGCGGCCTGAGGATCTGCTCCGCTACGACGATTTACCCGCTCGACTGGCCCGGTAG
- a CDS encoding isoprenyl transferase, whose protein sequence is MSQRLAASSDDSKLRTLPADLDPARLPAHIAVIMDGNGRWAQARGLPRVMGHRAGVEALKTTLRLCSDWGVRALTAYAFSTENWSRPGDEVNFLMALFERVLQRELQALEAEQVRIRFLGDLQALPDRLQALIEEATSRTAENSGIHFNVCTNYGGRRELVQAARKLAAQALRGEISPDEIDENRLASELFTAGEQDPDLLIRTSGERRISNFLLWQLAYAEIHVTDVFWPDFDQLALLEALRDFQSRSRRFGGLDGLTDPGALGS, encoded by the coding sequence GTGAGCCAACGCTTGGCCGCCAGCTCTGACGATTCGAAGCTCAGGACTCTTCCTGCTGACCTCGATCCTGCGCGTCTGCCCGCCCATATTGCCGTGATCATGGATGGCAACGGCCGTTGGGCACAGGCCCGAGGTCTGCCGCGCGTGATGGGCCACCGCGCCGGTGTCGAGGCCCTCAAAACCACCTTGCGCCTCTGCAGCGATTGGGGCGTCAGGGCGTTGACCGCCTACGCCTTCTCCACTGAGAACTGGTCGAGGCCAGGGGATGAGGTGAATTTTCTGATGGCCTTGTTTGAGCGGGTGCTCCAGAGAGAGCTTCAGGCCCTCGAGGCCGAGCAAGTGAGGATTCGTTTTCTTGGCGATCTTCAGGCACTTCCCGATCGGCTGCAGGCTCTCATTGAGGAGGCCACGTCCCGCACCGCGGAGAACAGTGGCATTCACTTCAATGTCTGCACCAACTACGGAGGACGCCGGGAGCTGGTTCAGGCTGCCCGCAAGTTGGCTGCCCAGGCGCTACGCGGTGAGATCAGTCCGGATGAGATCGACGAAAACCGCTTGGCTTCGGAACTGTTCACCGCTGGGGAGCAGGATCCCGATTTGCTGATTCGCACCAGTGGTGAACGGCGCATCAGCAACTTTCTGCTTTGGCAGCTGGCCTATGCCGAAATTCACGTGACCGATGTGTTCTGGCCTGATTTCGACCAGCTGGCCCTGTTGGAAGCCCTTCGTGATTTTCAGAGCCGAAGCCGTCGTTTCGGAGGACTGGATGGCCTGACGGATCCCGGCGCTCTGGGATCCTGA
- the bioB gene encoding biotin synthase BioB, with the protein MNEPTTPRHDWSVEEIQALLDQPLMDLLWQAQAVHRSANPGYQVQLASLLSVKTGGCEEDCAYCPQSMHHSSDVTGQPELDVEPVLERARAAKAAGADRFCMGWAWREIREGAPFEAMLSMVRGVRELGLEACVTAGMLTDHQAERLAEAGLTAYNHNLDTSPEHYDQIITTRSYQERLETLQRVRKAGVTLCCGGIIGMGESQRDRASMLQVLAGMNPHPESVPINALVAVEGTPLEEREPVDPLELVRMVATARILMPQSRIRLSAGREQMNREAQILCLLAGADSIFYGETLLTTSNPQVEADRSLLAAAGVQVRWQELAA; encoded by the coding sequence ATGAATGAGCCCACAACCCCTCGCCATGACTGGAGCGTCGAGGAGATTCAGGCACTTCTGGATCAGCCACTGATGGATCTGCTCTGGCAGGCCCAGGCTGTCCACCGCTCCGCCAATCCTGGCTATCAGGTCCAGCTGGCTTCCCTTCTGAGTGTGAAAACCGGGGGCTGCGAGGAGGACTGTGCCTACTGTCCTCAGTCCATGCATCACAGCAGTGATGTCACGGGCCAGCCTGAGCTGGATGTGGAGCCTGTGCTGGAGAGGGCGCGTGCTGCCAAGGCGGCAGGGGCCGATCGCTTTTGTATGGGCTGGGCCTGGCGGGAAATCCGCGAGGGTGCCCCCTTCGAAGCGATGCTTTCGATGGTGCGCGGCGTGCGTGAACTGGGCCTTGAAGCCTGCGTCACCGCCGGCATGCTCACAGATCATCAGGCTGAACGCCTCGCCGAGGCGGGGTTGACGGCCTACAACCACAACTTGGACACCAGTCCCGAGCATTACGACCAGATCATCACCACGCGCAGCTACCAGGAACGGCTTGAGACCCTCCAGCGGGTGCGCAAGGCTGGGGTGACCCTGTGCTGTGGAGGCATCATCGGCATGGGTGAAAGCCAGCGCGATCGCGCCTCCATGCTTCAGGTGCTGGCTGGGATGAATCCACATCCCGAGAGTGTTCCGATCAACGCGCTGGTGGCGGTGGAAGGCACGCCGCTAGAAGAGCGGGAACCGGTCGATCCGCTTGAGCTTGTGCGGATGGTGGCGACAGCACGCATCCTGATGCCCCAGAGCCGTATCCGCCTCAGTGCTGGACGGGAGCAGATGAACCGTGAAGCTCAGATTCTTTGTCTCCTGGCAGGGGCTGATTCGATCTTCTATGGCGAGACTCTGCTCACCACCTCCAATCCTCAGGTGGAGGCCGACCGTTCATTGCTGGCCGCGGCTGGAGTCCAGGTCCGCTGGCAGGAGCTGGCGGCCTGA
- the cdaA gene encoding diadenylate cyclase CdaA gives MNVSGVFHPRLLLDVLFASSIGFLLFSRVNEQRTLWLLRGYLFLVALAWFVQRFANLPLTSKLVDALVLACSLSLAILWQGELRRLMELLGTGRLAVLVGNPQAKQRATASTVAQLTDASGRLSQSRRGALIVVDLGSDLRPEDFLNPGVPIDAQLSSELLLNLFASDTPLHDGAVLVKGSRILSAGVILPLSRQGISRYGTRHLAALGITERFDRCICVVVSEETGTLSLANQGRLERPITSSRLQDLLIELMGVPSGSSSAKSASLGSGRSVSVGTQDPLS, from the coding sequence GTGAACGTGTCGGGGGTGTTTCATCCACGCCTTCTTCTCGACGTTCTCTTCGCCTCATCCATCGGTTTTCTGCTCTTTTCCAGGGTCAATGAGCAGCGAACGCTTTGGTTGCTGAGGGGCTATCTCTTCCTGGTGGCTCTGGCCTGGTTTGTCCAGCGTTTCGCCAACCTTCCCCTCACGTCCAAGCTGGTCGACGCCCTTGTTCTGGCCTGTTCACTCTCGCTCGCCATCCTCTGGCAGGGCGAACTCAGGCGCTTGATGGAGCTTCTCGGTACGGGTCGCCTGGCCGTCCTGGTCGGTAATCCCCAGGCCAAGCAGCGAGCCACTGCCAGCACGGTGGCTCAGCTCACCGATGCCTCTGGACGGCTGTCCCAGAGCCGTCGAGGTGCCCTGATCGTGGTGGACCTTGGCAGTGATCTGAGGCCGGAGGATTTTCTCAATCCTGGTGTGCCGATCGATGCACAACTCAGTAGCGAGCTGTTGCTCAATCTGTTCGCTTCGGATACGCCATTGCACGATGGTGCCGTGCTGGTGAAGGGCAGCCGCATCCTCTCGGCCGGAGTGATCCTCCCCCTCTCCCGCCAGGGGATCAGCCGCTATGGAACACGCCACCTGGCTGCCCTGGGGATCACGGAACGCTTTGACCGCTGCATCTGTGTCGTTGTTTCCGAGGAGACCGGCACCCTGTCCCTGGCCAATCAGGGACGTCTGGAGCGTCCGATCACCAGCAGCCGCCTCCAGGACCTCTTAATCGAATTGATGGGGGTGCCATCGGGGTCATCATCAGCCAAGTCGGCGAGCCTTGGCTCAGGGCGTAGCGTGTCGGTCGGCACTCAGGATCCGCTTTCGTGA
- a CDS encoding iron-containing alcohol dehydrogenase family protein, whose product MVEPAASAAYASHAIAPARVMRGEGVWLQALPHIASLCHRPALLGRSSATSSLREQLNDDLNRSGLSPHELILEFDCCERDLQRLEQELRDHACDGLIAAGGGKVLDAGKLLADRLGLTCITVPLSAATCAGWTALSNLYSPSGAFEGDVVLKHCPDLLIFDHNLVRQAPARTLASGIADALAKWYEASVSSGASNDGVIQQAVQMARVLRDQLLIDAETALSDPQSEAWVRVAEACGLTAGVIGGLGGAQCRTVAAHAVHNGLTQLPACHDALHGEKVGFGILVQLRLEERLGGSQLAAQARRQLFPILQSMGVPVTLTDLGLAKAGLHELRSASRFACRPGSDLHHLPFAVTETDLLEALISTDSGITSGQKQPKEQKA is encoded by the coding sequence ATGGTTGAACCCGCTGCATCGGCGGCTTACGCCAGCCATGCGATCGCCCCAGCAAGGGTGATGAGGGGTGAGGGGGTCTGGTTGCAGGCCCTTCCACACATTGCATCCCTCTGTCACCGACCGGCCCTGCTTGGACGAAGCTCCGCCACGAGCTCGCTTCGTGAGCAACTCAACGATGATCTGAACCGCTCGGGGCTCTCCCCCCACGAGCTCATCCTGGAATTCGATTGCTGTGAACGCGATCTGCAGCGTCTCGAGCAGGAGCTGCGTGATCACGCCTGCGATGGTTTGATCGCTGCCGGCGGCGGCAAGGTGCTCGATGCCGGAAAACTGCTGGCTGATCGCCTAGGCCTCACCTGCATCACCGTGCCACTAAGCGCTGCCACCTGCGCCGGTTGGACTGCACTCTCCAACCTCTACTCACCCAGCGGTGCCTTTGAAGGAGACGTCGTCCTCAAGCACTGTCCGGATCTTTTGATCTTTGATCACAACCTGGTGCGCCAAGCACCAGCCCGCACCCTGGCCAGCGGAATCGCCGATGCTCTCGCCAAGTGGTACGAGGCTTCGGTGAGTAGCGGCGCCAGCAACGACGGCGTGATTCAGCAGGCCGTTCAAATGGCTCGAGTGCTGCGCGACCAGCTCCTGATCGATGCCGAAACCGCTCTCAGCGATCCTCAGAGTGAAGCCTGGGTCAGGGTGGCTGAAGCCTGCGGACTGACGGCAGGGGTGATTGGTGGTTTGGGTGGAGCTCAATGCCGAACCGTGGCTGCCCATGCCGTCCATAACGGACTCACCCAGCTGCCGGCCTGCCATGACGCCCTTCACGGCGAGAAGGTGGGATTTGGGATTCTGGTGCAGCTGCGCCTTGAAGAACGCTTGGGAGGTAGCCAGTTAGCAGCCCAGGCTCGCCGTCAGCTTTTCCCCATTCTCCAGTCCATGGGGGTACCGGTCACCCTGACGGACCTCGGCCTGGCCAAGGCCGGTCTTCACGAGCTGCGGAGCGCCAGCCGCTTCGCCTGCCGCCCCGGATCGGATCTCCATCACCTGCCCTTCGCAGTCACTGAAACCGATCTGCTTGAAGCCCTGATCAGCACCGACAGTGGGATCACCAGTGGCCAGAAACAACCGAAGGAGCAAAAGGCTTGA
- a CDS encoding alpha/beta fold hydrolase, producing MNNQQLLEKAAPTLLDPQARELIASVQWLPLDGPVADRYPVVRQGQGALVLMLHGFDSSHLEFRRLAPLLSRDHTLLIPDLYGFGFCPRHPEASVGPQAVMEHLSHLLDQLPANEPIGVIGASMGGSVALELARRHPQRINNLLLLAPAGLDGRPMPLPPVLDQLGVWFLERPGVRKGLCRQAFAEPDTSVGDPEVQIASLHLQVPGWAKTLAAFARSGGFAGCGEPLPPQPLHVLWGREDRILRAPQKRAALTLLGSRLEEVDACGHLPHLDQAELVAERWRSMEVQR from the coding sequence TTGAACAACCAGCAGCTGCTGGAGAAGGCCGCACCCACCCTGCTCGATCCTCAGGCCCGCGAGCTCATCGCATCGGTGCAATGGCTGCCTCTTGATGGCCCAGTAGCGGATCGCTATCCAGTGGTGCGTCAAGGCCAGGGAGCACTGGTGCTGATGCTGCATGGCTTTGACAGCTCACACCTGGAGTTCCGTCGACTGGCCCCGTTGCTGAGCAGAGATCACACTCTGCTGATCCCGGATCTCTATGGCTTCGGGTTCTGCCCACGCCATCCCGAAGCCAGCGTCGGCCCCCAGGCCGTCATGGAGCATCTGAGCCATCTGCTGGACCAACTTCCAGCCAACGAGCCGATTGGGGTGATTGGCGCCTCCATGGGTGGGTCCGTCGCCCTGGAACTGGCCCGTCGTCATCCGCAGCGGATCAACAACTTGCTGTTGCTTGCCCCAGCAGGTCTCGATGGCCGACCGATGCCCCTTCCTCCGGTCTTGGATCAACTAGGGGTGTGGTTTCTCGAGCGCCCCGGTGTCCGCAAAGGGTTATGCCGGCAGGCTTTTGCAGAGCCCGACACCAGCGTGGGTGATCCGGAGGTGCAAATCGCCTCCCTCCACCTTCAGGTGCCCGGCTGGGCCAAGACCCTCGCAGCCTTTGCCCGTAGTGGAGGGTTCGCGGGATGCGGTGAGCCCCTTCCCCCGCAACCCCTCCACGTGCTCTGGGGACGCGAGGATCGGATCCTGAGAGCGCCACAAAAACGAGCTGCTCTGACGCTGCTGGGTTCACGGCTTGAGGAGGTTGACGCTTGTGGACATCTGCCCCATCTCGATCAAGCTGAACTCGTGGCCGAGCGATGGAGATCCATGGAGGTCCAGCGATGA
- a CDS encoding DUF2993 domain-containing protein: MSESSASSGPILQLLANGLGLWIRSQCDEVGELKLNLHGSALQLLRGRLDAVDLKARRVSFQGLPIQHAELRSGALKVNLRPGFPQQVLQLQQAFSLTGGVTLQGTDLNRALLSDRWRWLGDWLAEQLLGLPTLGSLTVNNDILLLEAPVINAGDSIRRQFRLQADAGTLRIEHLDADEAVHLPMDPGIRIKEARLQAGQLHLLGEATVKP, from the coding sequence ATGAGTGAGAGCAGTGCCAGCTCCGGTCCGATCCTTCAGCTGCTGGCCAATGGCCTGGGGCTCTGGATCCGCAGTCAATGTGACGAGGTCGGCGAGCTGAAGCTCAATCTGCACGGATCAGCCTTGCAGCTCCTACGCGGCCGGCTGGATGCGGTTGACCTGAAGGCCAGGCGGGTGAGTTTTCAGGGACTGCCGATTCAGCACGCTGAACTGCGTAGCGGAGCGTTGAAGGTCAACCTGCGGCCTGGATTCCCGCAACAGGTCCTCCAGCTTCAGCAAGCCTTTTCACTCACCGGTGGCGTCACCCTGCAGGGCACGGATCTCAACCGAGCCCTGCTCAGCGATCGCTGGCGATGGCTCGGTGACTGGCTGGCCGAACAACTCCTCGGACTGCCCACCCTGGGGAGCCTGACTGTGAACAACGACATTCTTTTGCTGGAGGCACCAGTCATCAATGCCGGCGACTCGATTCGTCGTCAGTTCCGACTCCAGGCGGATGCCGGCACCCTACGCATTGAACATCTGGATGCCGATGAGGCTGTCCATCTGCCCATGGACCCAGGCATCCGGATTAAGGAAGCCCGACTCCAGGCAGGCCAACTCCACCTCCTTGGTGAAGCCACAGTGAAGCCTTGA
- a CDS encoding phosphatidate cytidylyltransferase has product MASASGLVSRQRFSSGCLAGAFGLLVVGLGGWWFTLALGVIVHLGLLEFFRMAQFTGIRPATKTTLVACQLMLISTQWGVEGGLPSHLAAAVLPLSGAAICGWLLLQPVTGSIADIAASIFGLFYLGFLPSHWIRLRNLSDVSLAPGLSDLPAWCGGWISSGLVITLMACLMIVASDIGSLLIGRRFGRMPLSPISPRKTVEGAIGGLVAAVLMGVAFALLLRWPLAPWLGGGLGALVALFALVGDLTESMMKRDAGLKDSGDALPGHGGILDRIDSYLFTPAVVFYAVTLVLPVLQ; this is encoded by the coding sequence ATGGCAAGCGCGTCCGGCCTTGTCTCCCGGCAGCGCTTCAGCAGTGGTTGTCTTGCGGGGGCCTTCGGTCTTCTCGTCGTCGGCTTAGGTGGCTGGTGGTTCACCCTGGCGCTTGGGGTGATCGTGCATCTGGGGTTGCTGGAGTTCTTCCGCATGGCCCAGTTCACAGGGATTCGTCCAGCCACAAAAACCACATTGGTGGCCTGCCAGCTCATGCTGATCAGCACCCAGTGGGGCGTTGAAGGCGGATTGCCCTCGCACCTTGCCGCGGCTGTTCTTCCCCTCTCTGGTGCAGCGATCTGCGGCTGGTTGTTGCTTCAACCCGTGACCGGATCGATCGCCGATATCGCGGCTTCGATTTTCGGCCTGTTTTATCTGGGCTTCCTGCCCAGCCATTGGATCAGGCTGCGCAACCTCTCCGACGTTTCCCTTGCGCCGGGCCTTTCGGATCTTCCCGCCTGGTGTGGTGGTTGGATCAGCAGTGGCCTGGTGATCACGTTGATGGCTTGTCTGATGATCGTGGCGAGTGATATCGGCTCGCTCCTGATCGGGCGCCGCTTCGGTCGCATGCCCCTGTCGCCGATTTCACCGCGCAAGACCGTGGAGGGTGCCATCGGGGGGCTCGTGGCCGCTGTGCTGATGGGTGTTGCCTTCGCACTGCTGCTGCGATGGCCCCTGGCTCCCTGGCTAGGCGGGGGGCTGGGGGCCTTGGTGGCCTTGTTCGCCCTGGTGGGGGATCTGACCGAATCAATGATGAAGCGGGATGCGGGCCTTAAAGACTCCGGTGATGCCCTGCCTGGCCATGGCGGCATTCTTGATCGCATCGACAGCTATCTGTTCACCCCCGCGGTGGTCTTCTATGCCGTCACGTTGGTCTTGCCGGTGCTGCAGTAA
- a CDS encoding GNAT family N-acetyltransferase: MTTLGARHAKACRDLDEAALGGLWTLQQWTHELSEAQRICLGLFDGPLFDGPPFDRPRLVALACGWMVVDELHITAVAVAPERRRCGFGRVLLEALLQRAAAGGARHATLEVSSCNAAALALYSNCGFETAGCRRNYYSDGRDALIQWRKLT; the protein is encoded by the coding sequence GTGACCACCCTCGGCGCGAGGCATGCCAAAGCTTGTCGAGATTTAGACGAAGCTGCCCTGGGCGGACTCTGGACCCTGCAGCAATGGACCCACGAGCTCTCAGAAGCGCAACGGATCTGCCTCGGTCTTTTTGACGGACCTCTTTTTGACGGACCTCCTTTTGACCGACCGCGCTTGGTGGCCCTCGCCTGTGGCTGGATGGTGGTGGATGAGTTGCACATCACGGCAGTGGCCGTCGCTCCAGAGCGACGGCGTTGCGGTTTCGGCCGGGTGCTCCTTGAAGCGCTACTGCAGCGCGCCGCCGCTGGCGGCGCACGTCACGCCACCCTGGAGGTCTCCAGTTGCAATGCTGCGGCACTGGCCCTGTATTCCAACTGCGGCTTCGAGACTGCCGGCTGCCGTCGCAATTACTACAGCGACGGACGTGATGCTCTGATTCAGTGGCGAAAATTGACTTGA
- a CDS encoding ATP-dependent Clp protease ATP-binding subunit, with protein MFERFTEKAIKVIMLAQEEARRLGHNFVGTEQILLGLIGEGTGVAAKVLKSMGVNLKDARVEVEKIIGRGSGFVAVEIPFTPRAKRVLELSLEEARQLGHNYIGTEHLLLGLIREGEGVAARVLENLGVDLAKVRTQVIRMLGETAEVGAGSGSGGSKGSTKTPTLDEFGSNLTQLASEAKLDPVVGRQNEIERVIQILGRRTKNNPVLIGEPGVGKTAIAEGLAQRIHQGDIPDILEDKRVLTLDIGLLVAGTKYRGEFEERLKKIMEEIKAAGNVILVIDEVHTLIGAGAAEGAIDAANILKPALARGELQCIGATTLDEYRKHIERDAALERRFQPVTVGEPSIADTIEILRGLRERYEQHHRLKITDEALEAAATLGDRYISDRFLPDKAIDLIDEAGSRVRLLNSKLPPAAKEVDKELRQVQKDKEEAVRDQDFTRAGELRDKEVELREQIRTLLQSSRSDSNTDSNDSPDAEVQTAEGASGDVTSETKSEGGELTTPVVNEEDIAQIVASWTGVPVQKLTESESVKLLNMEDTLHQRLIGQDEAVKAVSKAIRRARVGLKNPNRPIASFIFSGPTGVGKTELTKALATYFFGSEEAMIRLDMSEFMERHTVSKLIGSPPGYVGFNEGGQLTEAVRRRPYTVVLFDEIEKAHPDVFNLLLQLLEDGRLTDSKGRTVDFKNTLVIMTSNIGSKVIEKGGGGLGFEFSGENAEENQYNRIRSLVNEELKQYFRPEFLNRLDEIIVFRQLNRDEVKEIAEIMLREVFSRIGEKGITLTVSDAFKERLVEEGYNPAYGARPLRRAVMRLLEDSLAEEVLSGRIKDGDAVEVDVDEKKQVVVRHGNSSAPVTPELASAGL; from the coding sequence ATGTTTGAGCGGTTTACCGAGAAGGCCATCAAGGTGATCATGCTGGCCCAGGAAGAGGCTCGCCGCCTGGGTCACAACTTCGTGGGCACTGAGCAAATTCTTCTCGGCCTGATCGGCGAGGGAACAGGCGTGGCCGCCAAGGTTTTGAAATCGATGGGCGTCAACCTCAAGGACGCCCGGGTTGAAGTCGAAAAAATCATCGGACGAGGCTCCGGCTTCGTTGCCGTCGAGATTCCCTTCACCCCCCGAGCCAAGCGAGTCCTGGAGCTTTCGCTCGAGGAAGCCAGACAACTGGGGCATAACTACATCGGCACCGAACACCTCCTGCTCGGCCTGATCCGAGAAGGTGAAGGTGTCGCTGCGCGCGTGCTCGAAAACCTTGGTGTTGATCTGGCCAAGGTCCGCACCCAGGTGATCCGCATGCTCGGCGAGACCGCTGAAGTGGGGGCCGGCAGCGGAAGTGGGGGCAGCAAGGGGTCAACCAAGACACCGACCCTCGATGAATTCGGTAGCAACCTCACCCAGCTCGCCAGTGAAGCCAAGCTGGATCCCGTCGTCGGTCGTCAGAACGAAATCGAACGGGTGATCCAGATCCTCGGCCGGCGCACCAAAAACAATCCGGTGCTCATTGGTGAACCGGGTGTGGGCAAAACCGCGATTGCCGAAGGTCTCGCCCAACGCATTCATCAGGGTGACATCCCTGACATCCTCGAAGACAAGCGTGTTCTGACCCTCGATATTGGTCTGCTCGTCGCCGGCACCAAATATCGCGGTGAGTTCGAGGAACGGCTGAAAAAAATCATGGAGGAGATCAAGGCGGCCGGGAACGTGATCCTGGTGATCGACGAGGTGCACACCTTGATTGGTGCAGGTGCAGCCGAGGGCGCGATCGACGCTGCCAACATCCTCAAGCCGGCACTGGCACGGGGTGAGCTGCAATGCATCGGTGCCACAACCCTCGACGAGTACCGAAAGCACATCGAACGGGATGCTGCGCTTGAACGGCGCTTCCAGCCCGTCACGGTGGGTGAGCCGTCGATTGCCGACACGATCGAAATCCTGCGCGGTCTGCGAGAGCGCTACGAGCAACACCACCGCCTCAAGATCACGGATGAAGCCCTTGAAGCGGCCGCAACCCTCGGCGACCGCTACATCTCGGATCGCTTCCTTCCTGACAAGGCCATCGATCTGATCGACGAGGCCGGCAGCCGTGTGCGCCTCCTCAATTCCAAGCTGCCACCCGCTGCCAAGGAGGTGGACAAGGAGCTACGCCAGGTTCAGAAAGACAAGGAAGAAGCTGTTCGCGATCAAGATTTCACGCGCGCCGGTGAGCTGCGCGACAAGGAAGTGGAGCTGCGCGAACAGATCCGCACCCTGCTTCAGAGCAGCCGCTCCGACAGCAACACCGACAGCAACGACTCGCCTGACGCTGAAGTCCAAACAGCCGAGGGTGCATCGGGAGACGTTACCAGCGAGACAAAATCTGAAGGTGGTGAACTGACCACCCCGGTGGTGAACGAGGAGGACATCGCCCAGATCGTTGCTTCTTGGACAGGCGTTCCGGTGCAGAAACTCACCGAGAGCGAATCGGTGAAACTGTTGAACATGGAGGACACCCTCCACCAGCGCTTGATCGGTCAAGACGAAGCCGTCAAGGCCGTATCCAAAGCGATCCGACGGGCTCGCGTTGGTCTCAAAAACCCCAATCGCCCCATTGCAAGCTTCATCTTCTCCGGCCCGACAGGGGTGGGTAAAACCGAGCTGACCAAAGCTCTGGCCACCTACTTCTTCGGCAGCGAAGAAGCCATGATCCGGCTCGACATGTCCGAATTCATGGAGCGGCACACGGTCAGCAAGCTGATCGGTTCTCCCCCGGGCTACGTGGGCTTCAACGAGGGTGGACAACTCACGGAGGCCGTGCGTCGCCGTCCCTACACCGTCGTTCTCTTTGACGAAATCGAGAAAGCGCACCCCGATGTGTTCAACCTGCTGCTGCAGCTTCTTGAAGACGGCCGACTGACCGACTCCAAAGGACGCACCGTCGACTTCAAGAACACCCTGGTGATCATGACCTCGAACATCGGTTCGAAGGTGATCGAGAAGGGCGGCGGTGGCCTGGGCTTTGAATTCTCAGGAGAGAACGCCGAAGAGAACCAGTACAACCGCATCCGCTCCCTCGTCAACGAAGAGCTGAAGCAGTATTTCCGTCCTGAATTTCTCAACCGCCTCGACGAAATCATTGTGTTCCGTCAGCTCAACCGCGATGAGGTGAAGGAGATCGCCGAGATCATGCTGCGAGAGGTCTTCTCACGCATCGGCGAGAAAGGCATCACCCTCACAGTCTCCGACGCCTTCAAGGAACGTCTCGTGGAAGAGGGTTACAACCCCGCCTATGGAGCTCGTCCCCTGCGTCGTGCCGTGATGCGACTGCTCGAAGACAGCCTTGCCGAAGAGGTGCTCTCAGGTCGGATCAAGGATGGTGATGCCGTCGAGGTGGATGTGGACGAGAAGAAACAGGTGGTGGTGAGGCACGGCAACAGCAGTGCCCCAGTCACTCCTGAGCTCGCCAGCGCTGGACTCTGA